One region of Sphingomonas kaistensis genomic DNA includes:
- a CDS encoding UvrD-helicase domain-containing protein, which produces MIGSHEENRFNRGGRPNPASAGNARRTTKPRAGASASELIRELPHIGTIRRTEEGRGFGYLVGEPGGEEVFFHVNGHALRGRERGVLPAPGTRVLFILGSDPRHTLRKRAIRWVPVPLIPQLVAAKSTTQAELDELRRAALKALEWDSLWQLLRADWYGREWGNNPPADLVDHVLEEVWKARVPSLPAAELTCERFWAQAAKTRYKFSAQLAPADLCRVFDLTSFDLPQLLALGSPRAEWVPEADRKLRFRLMEWYLASRQSPRSAEDWSAWFTGTCSFEADLACHVIKGASEVDPFVSGWLHRLAENKLLDTANLDAWAERCPQAAVDFFERLSSVAQLRHLRRWQETPEALLSLKPSSARSLAILSSTALSIDLETDGERVWEVGCAQGGSTTMLFTEGSACTLSDALTQVLSRSAAASLTVGHNLTAWDWPIIKRLTGSQQETPIWDTLLTEFLLKPQAASHALDGSHKADGDALAALEMFRRQLAQFPPEFALRILLAPPSDGARLIEKMASHLDGAVHYSREEPAAMASAGDRSRIMLVSQERIREYDWVPDVSVVSVDPAAGLPLGFCRIDSDKLEEQLGVCGTPSPAGMAVLAVARFAAKQRISIRRNMIPLWLTDGDEALSQALDRSCVSLPNEGGFRIAPLPSDLEWWRTADITQYQLQESQSAILLRECRPTRLEAPENTSRDWSATSLQMVAIAGEATHWIVPDRAAHILEPHGGTVSFATWSIGVRQHRTSPPQIESRSLDAVLATRRNHVLYPHSYDQASYWKEVLRTLREVAAANPGKTPVLLVESSKSLELVRSLETGLCEIGLGEVRPTHRSKREHLRRACKQGFAVVDLLANWPKWRSLAQSLSVPLQPVLEALPIEEWYALQQAERVRTPTELPGDAIDPAVDSRADAELPLSVSFASILEELPALLFGRLPTWLTSIGISPDELHPVLIDSRLSQSAHRLRGKIGHLALSEAPLAAAEVAALDIALASFKLEREEAPSDFSSMERFLIQHWQPDSTKSGQPSPGFKASQRPPMEAICDRSSHVLVSLPTGEGKSVLFQVPALCRGLRNRRLTLVISPLKALMRDQLEGLRQRGFGVSADYISGDLTPHEAAEVMQGVLDHRIVLLYVSPERLRSPIFLAVLEKRMEADAGLEYVVIDEAHCVNQWGYEFRPDYFHATQLLLRKCREWPGASPTPFLLMSATITAADKERLSAFLESNAESGHPTLKLLARPDSFANPIRSHIEIQPKRCAESAGGDESEAALDSRVPVISAAIRSASSNQERTKQRSAGIVFVQSRSLAQRLAERLSEDTGARVAFYHAGLDSATREEVYSDFRQEELDVLVATKAFGMGMHIPDIHWAVHFSPSGTLEDYLQEVGRIGRGATERKKAGLKTLSALLPYSNQDFARIRDLRAANALSRPAVESLFTHIRGRAVESEGQLVAIVPEHGYNKVENDVQLRAAKTRTRMALYWLERAGELKLCSSLPDALTVSLRPDVLASLEREQGPVGELASILLHLEGVGDALKFEAADQKGWLKRILQNLADKVGFAFTGSSKRQDGSRNNSQTSTFVEAVLNLSQIRLHSKTMKSNDDVLACLADLDKRGGIRLNRQIEFSKRKLASNPDESITTLFELVGSAAAEVIRRLAADGTLQFDPLQLVEEGALAEVAKPSVDADVSGRRASSNGRQQELFSSAYINGLRSLLRASGLKLRQVINEDETVRWEAMLARSKCRDASARQKALLKSAQALLSVLNKAPEDRIDLSSLVNKMREVSLNRRFSELDLKRTAGLLSALKLISMSIDLMQVSHVVVLSSEEGDNSKQADVWTELAEVNELGEVRSLAMEVFANLKVDAQEAFIAGYFAQSNAKQLRQFLETQIGEIEIVDDGQGSTIIEQMQEQLRATRVVELFEKFQNSEEPSQWEAVRHPYDQHLLVNAGPGAGKTFVLVGRIVHLIREQHIHPSQIVVLAFNRAVVFEIRRRVRELFKSLGYASYASRLRVSTIHSFAMRHLAEAGETDRRRDLKDVLSRFAARMKDDQNFRRKVAGDVRCILVDEYQDVTEDIYTVLKNLHLGSEARAGVMVIGDDDQDILRWQRESGEFSESYFDRFVDDFGGSELKQLVLAVNFRSSKDIVARSQKVISAFFSNNERSRRLKTSLLAAQSGASFESRGERLDWKGRIFEDAVREVPTIWQKLSERHGGNLAILCRSNAEVAHAHQLLQSRMPDLTVQGAADLRTADLRHQALWLDFLRSTLDESDRALSENLQKQLLSRFKQEVDIPEVRDRDESVDSITSLWELCIQEKAYPHVSSLIRFTEDLRTDELLRLSGVRGTAGSNAVISTIHKVKGLEFDNVVILPSRIPFGTRGRSAAAKDIVGDAAEEARLLYVGMTRAKQGLWYFVGERELSWGQRPPRAFSAEQRQGLVLEGSPEEVSLGWAGQSNYFNPDPADCQAYIEREVRVGDPVLIGGRGAGAGKGLFHRDPNGRTRQIGYLAKSSGFGSPDADLKVSAVIRFYPEELTAEAASAGHEQRRWAYAVLVSGRLR; this is translated from the coding sequence GTGATCGGATCGCACGAGGAAAATCGATTCAACCGGGGCGGCAGACCGAATCCTGCGAGTGCAGGAAATGCTCGCAGAACCACGAAGCCACGCGCTGGGGCGAGTGCATCCGAGTTAATCCGTGAGCTCCCTCATATCGGCACCATTCGGCGGACTGAAGAGGGGCGGGGATTTGGATATCTCGTAGGTGAGCCGGGAGGCGAAGAGGTCTTCTTCCACGTCAACGGACATGCTCTGCGCGGGCGAGAGCGGGGTGTGCTGCCCGCGCCCGGCACGCGGGTATTGTTCATTCTTGGAAGTGACCCCCGCCACACTTTGCGCAAGCGTGCCATACGCTGGGTACCGGTGCCGTTGATCCCACAATTGGTCGCAGCCAAATCGACGACGCAGGCAGAGCTAGACGAGCTGCGTCGAGCCGCCCTGAAGGCACTCGAATGGGATAGCCTGTGGCAGCTGCTCCGTGCGGACTGGTACGGCCGGGAATGGGGCAACAACCCTCCCGCAGATCTCGTTGACCACGTCCTTGAAGAGGTTTGGAAAGCTCGCGTTCCTTCGCTGCCTGCGGCCGAGCTAACATGCGAGAGGTTCTGGGCCCAGGCGGCGAAAACGCGCTATAAGTTCTCGGCCCAACTTGCTCCTGCAGACTTGTGTCGGGTCTTCGACCTAACATCGTTTGATCTGCCACAGCTGTTGGCGCTCGGGTCGCCAAGAGCAGAATGGGTTCCGGAAGCAGATCGTAAGCTCCGTTTCCGCCTGATGGAATGGTATCTGGCTAGTCGTCAGAGCCCTCGCAGTGCGGAAGATTGGAGTGCCTGGTTTACCGGCACCTGTTCCTTTGAAGCAGACCTCGCTTGTCACGTAATCAAAGGTGCTAGCGAGGTCGATCCCTTCGTCTCAGGCTGGCTCCACAGGTTGGCCGAAAACAAGCTCCTTGACACTGCCAATCTGGATGCTTGGGCAGAGCGGTGCCCGCAGGCTGCTGTAGATTTCTTCGAGCGTCTCTCGAGTGTGGCGCAGTTGCGGCACCTTCGACGATGGCAGGAAACTCCGGAAGCCCTCCTCAGCCTTAAGCCAAGTTCAGCCCGTTCTCTTGCGATACTTTCATCCACCGCTTTGTCCATCGACCTAGAGACAGACGGTGAGCGCGTTTGGGAAGTAGGTTGTGCTCAGGGGGGAAGCACAACCATGCTGTTCACTGAGGGTAGCGCATGCACCCTCTCGGACGCGCTAACCCAAGTTCTGAGTAGGTCCGCAGCAGCGTCTCTCACTGTCGGGCACAACCTGACAGCCTGGGACTGGCCAATTATCAAGCGGCTGACGGGGTCTCAGCAAGAAACGCCCATTTGGGACACCTTGCTGACTGAGTTTCTGCTGAAGCCGCAGGCTGCATCTCACGCGCTAGACGGTAGTCATAAGGCGGACGGTGACGCACTTGCGGCGCTCGAGATGTTTAGGCGCCAGCTTGCGCAATTCCCTCCTGAGTTCGCGCTCAGGATCTTGCTCGCTCCACCGAGTGATGGGGCGCGCCTGATCGAGAAAATGGCGAGCCACTTAGATGGGGCGGTTCATTACTCCCGTGAAGAGCCGGCGGCCATGGCTTCGGCGGGCGATCGATCTCGGATCATGCTCGTTTCACAAGAGCGTATCCGCGAATACGACTGGGTGCCGGATGTGTCAGTTGTCTCGGTGGATCCAGCCGCTGGGCTGCCACTCGGATTCTGCCGGATCGACTCCGATAAGCTCGAGGAACAGCTGGGAGTTTGCGGCACACCCAGTCCAGCCGGGATGGCGGTCCTGGCAGTTGCCCGCTTCGCAGCTAAACAGAGGATCTCGATCCGCCGAAACATGATTCCGCTCTGGTTGACGGATGGTGACGAAGCCCTGTCCCAAGCCTTGGATCGCTCGTGTGTGTCGCTACCAAATGAGGGGGGCTTCCGCATAGCGCCTTTGCCATCAGATTTGGAATGGTGGCGTACCGCCGACATCACTCAATATCAGCTGCAAGAGTCACAATCGGCTATTCTTCTCCGGGAGTGCAGGCCCACTCGACTAGAGGCTCCAGAGAACACCAGCAGGGACTGGTCCGCAACATCTCTGCAAATGGTCGCGATCGCGGGCGAGGCGACGCACTGGATTGTTCCAGACCGCGCCGCCCATATTCTGGAGCCGCACGGGGGAACGGTATCGTTTGCCACCTGGTCCATTGGTGTTCGGCAGCATCGTACATCCCCACCGCAGATTGAATCTCGAAGCTTGGATGCGGTGCTCGCGACACGGCGTAACCACGTTCTCTATCCACATAGCTACGATCAAGCATCGTATTGGAAGGAGGTCCTGCGAACATTACGAGAGGTGGCGGCGGCTAATCCTGGAAAAACTCCTGTCCTTCTAGTTGAAAGCTCAAAGAGCTTGGAGCTCGTGAGGTCGCTAGAAACAGGTCTCTGCGAAATCGGCTTGGGCGAAGTTCGTCCTACTCACCGCAGTAAGCGAGAACATCTACGGCGCGCATGCAAGCAAGGTTTTGCGGTAGTGGATCTACTCGCCAACTGGCCGAAGTGGCGGTCCCTTGCGCAGAGCCTGTCAGTGCCGTTGCAGCCGGTCTTGGAAGCGTTGCCGATCGAAGAATGGTACGCGCTTCAGCAAGCCGAGCGCGTGCGAACCCCGACCGAGCTGCCGGGTGATGCGATCGATCCTGCCGTGGACTCAAGAGCAGATGCTGAACTGCCACTGTCCGTTTCATTTGCTTCAATTCTGGAAGAGCTGCCAGCGCTTCTATTTGGCCGCTTGCCGACTTGGCTGACCTCAATCGGAATTAGCCCGGATGAGTTGCATCCTGTTTTAATCGATTCTCGCTTAAGCCAGTCTGCTCACAGGCTTCGTGGGAAAATCGGCCATCTGGCTCTCAGCGAAGCTCCGCTAGCGGCCGCCGAAGTAGCTGCTCTCGACATTGCGCTGGCGTCCTTCAAGTTGGAACGCGAAGAGGCGCCTTCTGACTTCAGCTCGATGGAACGCTTCCTAATCCAGCATTGGCAGCCGGACAGCACGAAATCAGGCCAGCCTTCGCCCGGCTTCAAGGCAAGTCAGCGTCCTCCCATGGAGGCGATTTGTGACCGCTCAAGCCATGTCTTGGTGTCGCTACCAACTGGCGAGGGAAAGTCGGTATTGTTCCAGGTTCCGGCACTGTGTCGAGGTCTTCGCAATCGGCGACTCACCCTGGTCATATCGCCGCTCAAAGCCTTGATGCGCGATCAGCTTGAAGGCCTGCGCCAGCGAGGGTTTGGCGTCTCCGCCGACTACATCAGCGGCGACCTCACGCCGCATGAAGCCGCCGAGGTCATGCAGGGTGTGCTCGATCATCGCATTGTGCTGCTCTACGTTTCACCCGAACGATTGCGCAGCCCGATCTTTCTGGCGGTGCTGGAAAAGCGCATGGAAGCGGACGCAGGCCTAGAGTACGTCGTCATCGACGAGGCACACTGCGTCAATCAGTGGGGCTATGAGTTCCGCCCCGACTACTTCCACGCCACGCAACTGCTTCTACGCAAGTGTCGAGAGTGGCCGGGAGCCAGCCCAACTCCGTTCCTGCTAATGTCAGCAACTATCACAGCTGCTGACAAGGAGAGATTAAGCGCGTTCTTGGAGAGCAATGCAGAGAGCGGCCATCCGACTCTGAAACTGCTGGCAAGACCTGACTCTTTCGCAAATCCAATACGGTCGCACATCGAGATCCAGCCCAAGCGCTGTGCAGAAAGCGCTGGTGGTGACGAATCGGAAGCCGCGTTGGACTCGCGTGTACCGGTGATCTCGGCGGCAATCAGGAGTGCGAGCAGCAATCAGGAAAGAACGAAGCAGCGAAGCGCCGGTATCGTATTCGTGCAAAGCCGGTCACTCGCACAGCGTCTTGCGGAGCGGCTCTCGGAGGACACGGGTGCCCGAGTAGCTTTCTACCATGCCGGCCTCGACTCTGCGACGCGAGAAGAGGTCTATTCCGACTTTCGTCAAGAAGAACTGGATGTACTTGTCGCGACGAAGGCGTTTGGCATGGGAATGCATATTCCCGACATCCACTGGGCAGTCCATTTCTCTCCATCTGGAACGCTCGAAGACTATCTGCAGGAGGTCGGCCGCATCGGTCGCGGTGCGACCGAACGGAAGAAGGCAGGTCTGAAGACCCTGTCCGCGCTGCTACCGTACTCAAATCAAGACTTCGCCCGCATACGTGATCTCCGGGCTGCGAACGCCCTCAGCCGCCCGGCTGTGGAAAGCCTGTTCACGCACATTCGCGGTCGCGCTGTCGAGAGCGAAGGCCAGCTGGTCGCGATCGTGCCGGAGCACGGCTACAACAAAGTAGAAAACGACGTTCAGTTGCGTGCGGCCAAGACACGAACGCGCATGGCGCTCTATTGGCTTGAGCGGGCTGGAGAGCTCAAGCTCTGCAGCTCTCTTCCCGACGCTCTCACAGTCTCTCTGCGGCCAGATGTTCTGGCATCTCTAGAGAGGGAGCAAGGCCCAGTGGGTGAGCTTGCGAGCATTTTGCTCCATTTGGAAGGAGTCGGAGATGCGCTTAAATTCGAAGCCGCGGATCAAAAAGGCTGGCTGAAGCGAATACTTCAGAACTTAGCCGACAAGGTTGGCTTCGCGTTTACTGGCTCATCGAAGAGGCAGGATGGTTCGAGAAACAATTCTCAGACCTCAACCTTCGTGGAGGCGGTGCTCAATCTTTCGCAGATCCGCTTGCATAGCAAGACGATGAAGTCGAACGACGACGTGCTTGCTTGCCTGGCGGACTTGGACAAGCGCGGCGGCATCAGGCTGAACCGGCAGATCGAGTTCAGCAAGCGAAAGCTTGCTTCGAACCCGGATGAGAGCATCACCACCTTGTTCGAACTTGTGGGATCTGCCGCAGCCGAAGTTATTCGACGATTGGCCGCAGACGGAACGCTTCAGTTCGATCCCTTGCAGTTAGTCGAGGAAGGAGCGCTTGCGGAGGTCGCGAAACCCTCGGTTGATGCGGATGTTTCGGGGCGCCGCGCTTCGTCCAATGGTCGCCAGCAGGAGCTCTTTTCAAGCGCGTATATAAACGGCCTTAGGAGCTTGCTTCGGGCGAGCGGCCTAAAGCTTCGACAAGTGATCAATGAGGATGAAACGGTCCGCTGGGAAGCCATGCTCGCCAGATCGAAATGCCGCGACGCATCCGCACGACAAAAGGCATTGCTTAAGAGCGCGCAGGCGCTGTTGTCAGTCCTCAACAAGGCGCCTGAGGACCGCATAGATCTGTCAAGCCTAGTCAATAAGATGCGCGAAGTCAGCCTGAATAGAAGATTCAGCGAACTGGATCTCAAGCGAACAGCGGGCCTCCTTTCCGCACTGAAGCTGATCAGCATGTCGATCGACCTGATGCAGGTCTCGCACGTGGTCGTACTAAGCTCGGAAGAGGGCGACAATTCCAAGCAAGCGGATGTCTGGACCGAACTAGCCGAGGTCAATGAACTGGGGGAAGTTCGCAGCTTAGCAATGGAAGTTTTCGCGAACCTTAAAGTGGACGCACAGGAAGCATTCATCGCTGGATATTTTGCTCAGTCGAATGCCAAGCAGTTGAGGCAATTCCTTGAGACTCAGATTGGCGAAATCGAGATTGTCGACGACGGGCAAGGATCCACCATCATAGAACAGATGCAGGAGCAGCTGCGTGCAACTCGGGTCGTAGAATTATTCGAAAAATTCCAGAATTCCGAGGAGCCATCACAGTGGGAGGCCGTTCGCCACCCCTATGACCAGCACCTGCTCGTCAATGCGGGCCCAGGCGCTGGCAAAACCTTTGTACTGGTTGGGCGGATCGTGCACCTCATCCGCGAACAGCACATCCATCCCTCACAGATTGTTGTACTCGCTTTTAATCGCGCCGTCGTTTTTGAGATCAGGCGCAGAGTCCGCGAACTCTTCAAGTCGCTGGGCTACGCATCTTATGCATCAAGGCTGCGTGTCTCGACGATCCACTCCTTCGCGATGCGTCACCTCGCTGAGGCGGGCGAGACGGACCGAAGGCGAGATCTGAAGGATGTTCTGTCCAGATTTGCCGCTCGCATGAAGGACGACCAAAACTTTCGTCGCAAGGTTGCCGGTGACGTTCGCTGCATATTGGTCGATGAATACCAGGACGTCACAGAAGACATCTACACTGTCCTAAAAAACCTCCATCTCGGAAGTGAAGCTCGTGCAGGCGTGATGGTGATCGGTGATGACGATCAAGACATCCTGCGCTGGCAGCGCGAGTCTGGTGAGTTTTCAGAGAGCTATTTTGACCGGTTTGTAGACGACTTCGGAGGGTCCGAGCTGAAGCAACTGGTGTTGGCTGTAAACTTTCGTTCGTCCAAGGATATTGTAGCTCGCAGTCAGAAAGTGATCTCCGCCTTCTTCTCCAATAACGAACGCTCACGGCGGCTGAAAACATCGCTGCTTGCTGCGCAGTCCGGAGCATCTTTCGAAAGCAGGGGCGAACGCCTCGATTGGAAAGGGCGAATATTCGAAGACGCTGTGAGAGAGGTGCCGACTATCTGGCAAAAGCTGAGTGAACGGCACGGGGGGAATCTAGCAATTCTTTGTCGCTCCAATGCTGAGGTTGCACACGCACACCAGCTCTTGCAGTCACGCATGCCTGACCTCACGGTTCAGGGAGCGGCCGATCTGCGCACTGCAGACCTTCGTCATCAAGCTCTTTGGCTCGACTTCTTACGGTCAACACTCGACGAGAGCGACCGGGCGCTTTCCGAGAACCTCCAAAAGCAGCTTCTTAGTAGGTTCAAACAAGAAGTAGATATTCCTGAGGTTCGTGATCGTGACGAATCCGTTGATAGCATCACGTCTTTGTGGGAGCTTTGCATCCAGGAGAAGGCGTATCCGCATGTCTCCAGTCTCATTCGGTTCACCGAGGACCTGCGTACCGATGAGCTCCTACGCCTCTCGGGAGTGCGCGGCACCGCAGGCTCGAATGCGGTCATTTCGACCATCCATAAAGTGAAAGGGTTGGAGTTCGATAACGTTGTAATTCTGCCCTCCCGTATCCCGTTTGGCACTAGAGGCAGATCGGCGGCAGCTAAGGACATCGTTGGCGATGCAGCTGAGGAAGCACGGCTGCTCTACGTCGGTATGACGAGAGCGAAACAAGGCTTGTGGTACTTCGTGGGAGAGAGGGAGCTCTCCTGGGGGCAGCGGCCACCACGGGCGTTCAGCGCTGAGCAGCGACAAGGGCTCGTGCTTGAAGGGTCTCCAGAAGAGGTAAGCTTGGGTTGGGCCGGACAGAGTAATTACTTCAACCCGGATCCTGCAGATTGCCAGGCGTACATCGAGAGGGAAGTTCGGGTCGGCGATCCAGTCCTTATTGGAGGGCGCGGAGCTGGAGCAGGGAAGGGCCTCTTCCATCGGGACCCCAATGGGCGGACTCGCCAAATTGGCTATCTCGCGAAAAGCAGTGGTTTCGGAAGTCCAGACGCGGACTTGAAGGTTAGCGCCGTTATTCGCTTCTATCCGGAGGAACTGACGGCAGAGGCGGCCAGTGCAGGTCATGAGCAACGGAGATGGGCATATGCCGTGCTAGTGTCCGGGAGGCTGCGCTGA
- a CDS encoding DEAD/DEAH box helicase, producing the protein MTDTLLPDTPVSHPEHGQGRVVVDTGPTVIVRFASSIESVLRELLTVTPSLSHALSNGLLDDSTGTLLRAQALAIRSVNDQWGVFSRSRVQLLPHQLWVCHRVNRSWPFRWLVADDVGLGKTIEAGLVLMPLIASGRVRRLLVLAPAKLVPQWQKRLREMFDIRLQPYARAVDTPQMNFWDTANMVVASIHTLRGEVTDSSRPSAFLEADPWDAVVVDEAHHLNADERMGETLSFQLLRAMEERRKISSLLLFTGTPHRGKDFGFLSLLSLLRPDEFRPDGDLEPQLAKLPEVMIRNNKATATDLRGNLLFTPVTVESREYSFSEDERTFYDTLSHFIVDGRAYASSLDGRAQTARMLVLVTLQKLAASSIAAIRSALLKRREKLAATAGEARALATRSDEEETLDDQAARDERTPFEVLAELMEGEVERLDELIALASPITQEEKIRRLVHLIDGDLPPNEPVLLFTEYKATQALVVDALHARFGHGACAFINGDERLDKIRHEDGTVGAKTWPREAAAEAFNKGDVRFLVSTEAAGEGIDLQERCATLVHVDMPWNPMRLHQRVGRLSRYGQTRPVQVFILRNPATVEARIWDLLNAKLERIQQALSRVMEEREDIGQLVVGMTGASFFEQLFADGQTRDADGLTGWFDRKTATIGGEDVVDRVKAMLGNVARFDFAQVGRNLPKVDLPDLERFFSLMLERSGRRVMKREDGLEVKTPSDWTEADYALQDRYSGLIFDRSANLGRLGATRLVGVGHRLFDTALSHGEKSEGVLARVARLSEPLLVVSVEDEVTGQGSSVNRLVAGATRRDGQVLVLRDWELLQELNGLGRSDAPTANSKIRIDLPALEAELAAAIDGQLPSLAEMMTRPRIRTEILFLPEEAPAAA; encoded by the coding sequence ATGACTGATACCTTGCTACCTGACACACCAGTTTCTCACCCGGAGCATGGTCAGGGACGAGTGGTCGTGGACACCGGTCCGACGGTGATTGTTCGCTTTGCGAGCTCCATCGAGTCGGTTCTTCGTGAGCTACTGACGGTTACCCCGTCGCTATCGCACGCGCTCTCCAACGGCTTGCTCGACGACAGCACTGGCACGCTGCTGCGAGCCCAGGCGCTCGCAATCCGCTCGGTGAACGATCAGTGGGGGGTGTTTTCGCGCTCCAGGGTGCAGCTGCTGCCTCACCAGCTTTGGGTCTGCCATCGCGTTAATCGGAGTTGGCCGTTCCGGTGGCTCGTGGCTGATGATGTGGGCCTGGGTAAGACGATCGAGGCAGGCTTGGTTCTCATGCCTCTAATTGCTAGTGGCCGCGTCCGCCGACTTCTGGTTCTCGCTCCGGCAAAGCTTGTGCCGCAGTGGCAGAAACGCTTGCGCGAGATGTTTGACATAAGGCTGCAGCCCTACGCTCGCGCAGTCGATACCCCTCAAATGAACTTCTGGGACACGGCCAACATGGTTGTGGCATCAATTCACACGCTGCGGGGCGAGGTGACGGACAGTTCACGGCCAAGCGCCTTCCTCGAGGCCGATCCGTGGGATGCTGTGGTTGTTGATGAAGCCCACCACCTAAACGCTGACGAACGCATGGGCGAAACGCTGTCATTTCAGCTCCTCCGTGCGATGGAGGAGAGGCGCAAGATTAGCTCGCTTCTCCTTTTCACCGGCACCCCACACCGCGGCAAAGATTTCGGGTTTTTATCTCTCCTAAGCTTGCTTCGCCCGGATGAGTTTAGGCCAGACGGAGACCTTGAGCCGCAGCTAGCGAAACTGCCCGAAGTCATGATCCGAAACAACAAGGCAACTGCGACTGACCTTCGAGGAAATCTTCTTTTCACTCCTGTGACCGTGGAAAGCCGCGAGTACAGTTTCAGTGAAGACGAGCGCACCTTTTACGATACTCTCAGTCATTTTATCGTTGATGGCCGCGCTTACGCCTCGAGCTTAGATGGTCGCGCGCAGACTGCCAGGATGCTCGTGCTGGTGACGCTTCAGAAGCTGGCTGCTAGTTCCATTGCAGCCATTCGCAGTGCCCTGCTCAAACGGCGCGAAAAGCTGGCAGCAACGGCCGGTGAAGCTCGTGCGCTAGCAACCCGTTCTGATGAAGAAGAGACATTAGACGACCAGGCCGCTCGTGATGAGCGGACGCCCTTCGAAGTGCTAGCGGAACTGATGGAAGGTGAGGTGGAGCGCCTGGATGAGCTAATTGCACTCGCATCGCCGATCACGCAGGAAGAGAAAATCCGCCGACTGGTGCATCTGATCGATGGTGATCTTCCGCCGAACGAGCCAGTCCTTCTCTTCACCGAGTATAAGGCAACACAGGCGCTCGTCGTTGATGCACTTCATGCGCGTTTCGGTCACGGTGCCTGCGCCTTTATCAATGGTGATGAGCGCCTCGACAAAATTCGACACGAAGACGGGACAGTCGGAGCCAAGACGTGGCCGCGAGAGGCCGCCGCCGAAGCTTTCAACAAAGGCGACGTTCGTTTCCTGGTCTCAACGGAAGCGGCCGGCGAAGGCATCGATCTGCAGGAGCGGTGCGCCACTCTGGTCCATGTAGATATGCCGTGGAATCCAATGCGACTTCACCAGCGCGTTGGTCGGCTTTCGCGCTACGGACAAACACGCCCGGTTCAGGTCTTCATCCTCCGCAACCCAGCTACGGTGGAAGCTCGGATCTGGGATCTGCTCAACGCCAAGCTTGAACGTATCCAGCAGGCACTGAGCCGGGTGATGGAAGAGCGCGAAGACATTGGCCAACTAGTGGTCGGCATGACTGGCGCGAGCTTCTTCGAACAGCTCTTCGCTGACGGTCAGACCCGGGATGCCGATGGGCTAACAGGCTGGTTTGATCGCAAAACCGCAACCATTGGCGGTGAAGATGTCGTCGATCGTGTCAAGGCTATGCTTGGCAATGTCGCACGGTTCGATTTTGCGCAGGTAGGAAGGAATTTACCTAAGGTCGATCTTCCAGATTTGGAACGCTTCTTCAGCCTCATGCTCGAGAGAAGCGGACGGCGAGTAATGAAGCGCGAGGATGGATTGGAGGTAAAAACGCCCTCTGATTGGACGGAAGCCGATTACGCTTTGCAGGATCGGTACAGTGGTCTCATCTTCGACCGGTCTGCCAATCTCGGACGACTTGGAGCCACTCGTCTGGTCGGAGTTGGACACCGCCTGTTCGACACCGCACTCTCACACGGCGAGAAGAGCGAAGGCGTTCTTGCACGTGTGGCTCGGCTGTCGGAGCCACTGCTCGTAGTCTCCGTCGAGGACGAGGTAACTGGTCAGGGAAGCTCAGTGAATCGCCTGGTTGCAGGAGCGACACGGCGAGATGGTCAGGTCCTCGTCCTGCGAGATTGGGAGCTTCTTCAGGAGCTTAATGGACTGGGCCGCAGCGATGCACCCACAGCCAACTCTAAAATCCGCATCGACTTGCCTGCTTTGGAGGCAGAACTCGCAGCCGCCATAGACGGGCAACTCCCCTCTCTTGCTGAAATGATGACTCGGCCCCGCATACGCACGGAGATCCTCTTTTTGCCGGAGGAAGCTCCCGCCGCTGCCTGA